A stretch of the Gossypium hirsutum isolate 1008001.06 chromosome D07, Gossypium_hirsutum_v2.1, whole genome shotgun sequence genome encodes the following:
- the LOC107953634 gene encoding 60S ribosomal protein L15-1, whose amino-acid sequence MGAYKYVSELWRKKQSDVMRFLQRVRCWEYRQHPSIVRVNHPTRPDKARRLGYKAKQGYVVYRVRVRRGGRKRPVPKGIVYGKPTNQGVTQLKFQRSKRSVAEERAGRKLGGLRVVNSYWINEDSTYKYFEVILVDPAHNAIRNDPRINWICNPVHKHRELRGLTSAGKKYRGLRGKGHLHHKARPSRRATWKRNNTLSLRRYR is encoded by the exons ATGG gAGCTTACAAGTACGTGTCAGAGCTATGGAGGAAGAAGCAATCCGATGTGATGAGGTTCTTGCAGAGGGTGAGGTGCTGGGAGTACCGTCAGCACCCTTCCATCGTGCGAGTTAACCACCCAACTCGCCCTGACAAGGCTCGTCGATTGGGGTACAAAGCCAAGCAG GGTTATGTTGTCTATCGTGTCCGTGTAAGGCGTGGTGGGAGGAAGAGACCAGTTCCTAAGGGTATTGTATATGGAAAGCCAACAAACCAGGGTGTTACCCAGCTGAAATTCCAACGTAGCAAACGATCAGTTGCAGAGGAACGAGCTGGCCGGAAGCTTGGTGGTCTTAGGGTCGTGAACTCTTATTGGATCAATGAG GATTCAACTTACAAATACTTTGAAGTCATCTTAGTCGATCCTGCTCACAATGCTATCCGCAATGACCCAAGAATCAACTGGATCTGCAATCCGGTTCACAAACACAGGGAACTCCGAGGACTGACCTCTGCTGGCAAGAAATACAGGGGTCTTCGTGGCAAGGGGCACTTGCACCACAAGGCTCGACCTTCAAGGAGGGCAACCTGGAAGAGAAACAACACACTCTCCCTTCGCCGCTACCGTTGA
- the LOC107956567 gene encoding QWRF motif-containing protein 7, whose product MNSTQSSAHRSKSTTRSSRTLRNGENINPTTTNMQKKPNHQEGRDGVVRFMQQRGSGGAIKGSKSVTSSPSAWALSPGRSSPLMVGMEPQGSCGSTTEVKAKYSKSVSGFLKYFRQKKVSPIREEEYHQFRVFYNRMLQWRFVNARAEVATNAVNTDAQDKLFGVWLRILKIRNSTLEKRIQLEKLIHEIKLHQIVGPQLCVLNEWAKLEAKNYEAVSRVIRKLSAVLVRVPLNQDAKVDVESLYEAVSAAIAAMDGIEATIINIFSQPVEKMLYMVTELISMVEQEKQCLEEMEKVITLVPPKNLLVSEQSLRVHLIQAAKESRKGQTPH is encoded by the exons ATGAACTCGACCCAAAGCTCGGCTCACAGGTCAAAGTCGACGACAAGGTCATCAAGAACCCTAAGAAATGGAGAGAACATTAACCCCACCACCACCAACATGCAAAAGAAGCCTAACCATCAAGAGGGTAGAGATGGGGTGGTTAGGTTCATGCAGCAGCGTGGCAGTGGCGGTGCAATAAAGGGATCAAAATCAGTGACGAGTTCTCCATCAGCATGGGCATTGTCTCCAGGTAGGTCTTCGCCGTTGATGGTAGGAATGGAGCCACAAGGATCTTGTGGGTCGACGACTGAGGTAAAGGCTAAGTACTCCAAAAGTGTAAGTGGGTTTTTAAAGTATTTCAGGCAAAAGAAGGTGTCGCCTATTCGAGAAGAAGAGTATCATCAGTTTCGAGTTTTTTATAATAGGATGTTGCAGTGGAGGTTTGTGAATGCTAGAGCTGAAGTTGCCACGAACGCTGTGAATACAGATGCACAG gaTAAATTGTTTGGTGTGTGGCTAAGAATCCTAAAGATAAGAAACTCTACTTTAGAAAAGAGAATTCAACTTGAGAAGCTGATACATGAGATCAAACTACATCAAATTGTGGGTCCACAGTTATGTGTACTAAATGAGTGGGCGAAATTGGAGGCCAAAAATTACGAAGCTGTTAGCCGGGTGATTCGTAAACTCTCAGCAGTCCTAGTTAGAGTCCCTCTTAATCAAGATGCCAAG GTAGATGTGGAGTCTCTCTATGAAGCTGTAAGTGCAGCCATTGCAGCCATGGATGGCATAGAAGCAACTATTATAAACATCTTCTCACAG CCGGTGGAGAAAATGCTGTATATGGTTACTGAGCTTATAAGCATGGTGGAACAAGAAAAACAGTGCTTGGAAGAAATGGAGAAAGTTATCACCTTGGTTCCTCCAAAAAACCTATTG GTGTCTGAGCAGAGTCTACGTGTGCATCTTATCCAAGCAGCTAAGGAGTCAAGGAAAGGTCAAACTCCTCACTGA
- the LOC107955961 gene encoding zinc finger protein ZAT9 gives MDQYPKACRICDRRFSNGKALGAHMRFHFPNFSIPPSSSSSNPPLSSLTSTKHELSTDSTESSENPSGKRSKQLPKFSSDMAMNDSPSDSVSSPFSMEDAALCLLMLSRNERTDNPKLTQGNEISDHGAGFDYEKDEEDGEFFTAAKAHPKCYKCETCNITFRSHQALGGHTASHNFKNKKIAQEEEAENGGDATDHKIHQQRIFECEFCDRVFQSGQALGGHKKIHFGYSPSVTHNRISIKFKPTVQPFDLNLPPSEQDDDEVSLAQNTVPQPSIYDKAM, from the coding sequence ATGGACCAATATCCCAAAGCATGTAGGATCTGTGACCGAAGATTCTCCAATGGCAAAGCCTTGGGTGCTCACATGAGATTTCACTTTCCTAATTTCTCCATTccaccttcttcttcttcttccaacCCTCCTCTTTCTTCACTGACTTCCACCAAACATGAACTTTCTACTGACTCCACCGAGTCTTCTGAGAACCCATCTGGGAAAAGATCTAAACAACTTCCCAAGTTCTCCTCCGACATGGCGATGAACGACTCACCATCTGACTCGGTGAGCTCACCTTTCTCTATGGAAGATGCTGCCCTGTGTCTTCTAATGCTTTCAAGGAATGAACGGACTGACAATCCAAAACTAACCCAAGGTAACGAAATATCTGATCATGGTGCGGGCTTTGATTACGAGAAGGATGAAGAAGACGGTGAGTTCTTTACTGCGGCCAAGGCTCACCCAAAGTGCTACAAGTGTGAGACATGCAATATAACTTTCAGATCTCACCAGGCTTTGGGTGGGCATACAGCTAGTCACAATTTCAAAAACAAGAAGATTGCCCAAGAAGAAGAAGCTGAAAATGGTGGTGACGCTACTGATCATAAGATCCATCAACAAAGAATCTTTGAATGCGAGTTCTGTGATAGGGTGTTTCAATCGGGTCAAGCACTGGGTGGCCATAAGAAAATTCATTTTGGTTACTCACCATCGGTTACTCATAATAGGATTTCCATTAAGTTTAAGCCTACTGTTCAACCATTCGACCTTAATTTACCACCTTCAGAACAAGATGACGATGAAGTTAGCCTAGCTCAGAATACAGTGCCTCAGCCCTCCATCTATGACAAAGCTATGTGA
- the LOC107953635 gene encoding leucine-rich repeat receptor-like protein kinase TDR, translating to MILHFLLLFLTFFFYLLIPSSPLVLSASAPPPLPLPLPLPLLSLLSLKSSLNDPFSTFKDWDPSPAFSNPGSHDHPVWCSWSGVKCNPITAQVTSLDLSFRNLSGIIPPELRFLTSLVDLNLSRNYFDGPLQPAIFELTQLRTLDISHNSFNATFPPGVSKLKFLKFFNGFSNDFIGPLPLEFIHLQFLEQLNLGGSYFEGVIPVGYGNFKRLKFLDLAGNALEGTLPPQLGFLTQVEHIEIGYNGFTGKIPVELALLSNLKYLDISNCSLSGLLPEELGNLTKLEDLYFFKNNFVGEIPMSYTKLKALKVLDLSNNLLSGTIPEELASLTELTWLSLIGNNFSGTIPQSIGELPNLNTLLLWDNNFSGILPQKLGSNGKLLTLDVSSNSLTGPLPPNLCHGNKLFKLILFNNMFTNELPRSLVNCTSLSRFRIQNNLLNGTIPYGFGLLRNLTFVDASKNKFTGEIPGDLGYAPMLQYLNISENDFNNELPSNIWSAPSLQIFSASSSKLTGEIPDFVDCNNVYKIELQGNFLNGSIPGDIDRCQKLLSLNLSSNLLTGIIPRELSMLPSINAVDLSHNLLTGTIPSSFENCSTLENFDVSYNLLSGPIPSSGPTFPNLHPSSFSGNDGLCGRIVAKPCPEALATGDMEAGNNNQQHPPRKAAGAIVWIVAAAFGIGLFVLVAGTRCFHASYGRRFNDDREIGPWKLTAFQRLNFTSDDVLECLSMTDKIIGMGSTGTVYKAEMPSGETIAVKKLWGKHKETVRRRRGVLAEVEVLGNVRHRNIVRLLGCCSNRECTMLLYEYMPNGNLDDLLHGKNKGDNLVADWVTRYKIALGVAQGICYLHHDCDPVIVHRDLKPSNILLDGEMEARVADFGVAKLIQSDESMSVIAGSYGYIAPEYAYTLQVDEKSDIYSFGVVLMEIISGKRSVESEFGDGHSIVDWVRSKIKNKDRIVEVLDKNVGATCASVREEMMQMLRIALLCTSCNPAERPSMRDVVLMLQEAKPKRKLPAEGGGGGVNGSNVVVVGIDDPIAQKAKLEC from the exons ATGAtccttcattttcttcttctcttcctcaCATTCTTCTTCTATCTACTAATTCCATCTTCTCCTTTAGTCCTCTCTGCTTCTGCACCACCTCCTCtgcctctccctctccctctccctctcctctCCCTTCTCTCCTTGAAATCCTCCCTTAATGACCCTTTCTCCACTTTCAAAGATTGGGACCCTTCCCCTGCCTTTTCCAACCCTGGTTCCCATGATCACCCGGTTTGGTGTTCATGGTCAGGTGTCAAATGCAACCCCATTACTGCTCAAGTCACGTCTCTTGATCTCTCTTTTCGCAACCTCTCTGGGATTATCCCACCCGAGCTCAGGTTTTTGACTAGCTTGGTCGACCTAAATTTGAGCAGAAATTATTTCGATGGGCCGCTACAACCTGCCATTTTTGAGCTCACTCAACTGAGAACTCTTGACATAAGCCACAACTCCTTCAATGCAACATTCCCACCTGGGGTTTCAAAGcttaagtttttgaaattttttaatggaTTCAGCAACGATTTCATTGGCCCATTGCCGCTCGAGTTCATACACTTACAGTTCTTGGAACAGCTCAATCTTGGGGGAAGCTACTTTGAAGGGGTGATACCAGTTGGCTATGGAAACTTCAAAAGATTAAAGTTCCTTGACTTGGCAGGAAATGCATTGGAAGGTACTTTACCACCACAACTAGGATTCTTGACCCAGGTTGAACACATAGAGATTGGCTACAATGGGTTTACAGGCAAAATACCAGTGGAACTTGCACTGCTATCAAATCTCAAGTACTTGGACATCTCGAATTGTTCACTTTCAGGTCTACTTCCTGAAGAACTTGGCAATTTAACCAAGTTAGAagatttatattttttcaaaaacaacTTTGTAGGTGAAATCCCAATGAGTTACACAAAGTTGAAAGCTTTGAAGGTTCTTGATTTATCTAATAACTTACTCAGTGGTACAATCCCAGAAGAGTTAGCTTCTTTAACTGAGCTAACATGGTTGAGCTTAATTGGCAACAACTTTTCTGGTACTATCCCACAAAGCATCGGTGAGTTGCCAAATCTCAACACTTTACTTCTCTGGGACAACAATTTCAGCGGCATTCTCCCACAGAAACTGGGTTCAAATGGGAAGCTACTGACTCTCGATGTATCATCAAATTCTCTAACTGGGCCACTCCCTCCAAATCTTTGCCATGGAAATAAGCTTTTCAAACTCATCCTTTTCAACAACATGTTCACAAATGAGCTGCCAAGAAGCCTAGTGAACTGCACATCGCTTTCCAGATTCCGAATCCAAAACAATCTCCTCAATGGTACCATACCATACGGCTTCGGGCTCTTAAGGAACTTAACATTTGTGGATGCGAGTAAGAACAAGTTTACAGGCGAGATTCCTGGGGATCTTGGCTATGCACCAATGTTGCAGTACCTTAACATCTCGGAGAACGATTTCAACAACGAACTGCCAAGCAACATATGGAGTGCACCGAGCTTGCAAATTTTTTCAGCAAGTTCATCTAAGCTCACAGGCGAAATACCAGATTTTGTTGACTGTAATAACGTGTACAAGATCGAACTCCAAGGTAATTTTCTAAACGGAAGCATCCCTGGGGATATTGATCGTTGTCAAAAGCTCTTGTCTTTGAATTTAAGCAGCAATTTGCTTACGGGTATAATCCCAAGGGAACTATCGATGCTTCCTTCGATAAATGCGGTTGATCTTTCACATAATTTGCTCACCGGAACTATCCCTTCAAGCTTCGAAAACTGTAGCACTTTGGAAAATTTCGACGTTTCTTACAATCTGCTATCTGGTCCAATCCCATCGTCCGGTCCAACATTTCCCAATTTACACCCTTCCTCATTTTCCGGTAACGACGGACTTTGCGGCAGAATTGTAGCGAAACCGTGCCCGGAGGCGTTGGCTACAGGTGATATGGAAGCTGGTAATAACAACCAACAACATCCGCCCAGGAAAGCAGCGGGAGCTATAGTTTGGATTGTGGCAGCTGCTTTTGGTATCGGCTTGTTCGTTCTCGTGGCTGGGACCCGTTGTTTCCATGCCAGTTACGGCCGTAGATTCAACGATGACCGTGAGATCGGACCGTGGAAACTAACCGCCTTCCAGCGGCTGAATTTCACGTCGGACGATGTGCTGGAGTGCTTGTCGATGACCGATAAGATCATAGGGATGGGGTCTACGGGAACGGTATACAAAGCCGAGATGCCGAGTGGCGAGACCATAGCGGTGAAGAAGCTGTGGGGTAAGCATAAAGAGACGGTGAGACGACGGAGAGGGGTATTGGCGGAGGTGGAGGTGTTGGGAAACGTCCGGCACCGTAACATAGTGAGATTATTAGGGTGTTGCAGCAACAGGGAGTGCACCATGTTGCTGTACGAGTACATGCCCAACGGGAACCTCGATGACCTATTGCATGGCAAAAACAAAGGGGACAATTTGGTGGCTGATTGGGTGACTAGGTACAAAATCGCTCTCGGGGTGGCTCAAGGCATTTGCTATCTCCACCACGACTGCGATCCGGTGATCGTCCACCGTGATCTGAAGCCGAGTAATATTTTATTGGACGGTGAGATGGAGGCTAGAGTGGCGGATTTTGGGGTGGCTAAGTTGATCCAAAGCGATGAGTCCATGTCGGTCATTGCTGGCTCCTATGGCTACATTGCGCCAG AATATGCTTATACTCTACAAGTTGACGAAAAGAGTGATATATATAGTTTCGGGGTAGTGTTGATGGAGATTATAAGTGGGAAAAGATCGGTGGAGTCGGAATTCGGTGATGGGCACAGCATCGTGGATTGGGTTAGGTCTAAAATCAAGAATAAAGACAGGATTGTTGAGGTTTTGGATAAAAATGTTGGGGCAACATGTGCATCCGTGAGGGAAGAAATGATGCAAATGCTTAGGATTGCGTTGTTATGCACCAGCTGCAACCCGGCGGAGCGGCCGTCGATGAGGGACGTCGTGTTGATGCTACAAGAAGCTAAGCCCAAGCGGAAACTACCTGCGGAGGGTGGCGGTGGTGGTGTCAATGGGAGCAATGTGGTTGTTGTTGGCATTGATGATCCTATAGCACAAAAGGCTAAACTagaatgttaa